In one window of Poriferisphaera corsica DNA:
- a CDS encoding secondary thiamine-phosphate synthase enzyme YjbQ, translating to MATHQDQIQFSTRPNGDMHDITEQVQTIVSASNIQTGIAHIFNVGSTAVIGTIEYEPGLISDLPSILNKLMPPSKHYGHEQTWHDGNGHSHLQASTLGPSESIPIANNQLVLGTWQQIFHLECDNKPRDRAVIVTILGN from the coding sequence ATGGCAACACATCAAGATCAAATCCAATTTTCCACTCGTCCCAATGGTGATATGCACGACATCACCGAGCAAGTACAAACAATCGTATCCGCTTCAAACATCCAAACTGGCATCGCCCATATATTCAACGTAGGTTCGACCGCTGTCATTGGCACCATTGAGTACGAGCCTGGCCTCATCAGCGATTTACCCAGTATCCTAAACAAGCTGATGCCTCCTTCTAAGCATTACGGCCACGAGCAAACATGGCATGATGGCAACGGGCATTCGCACCTTCAAGCCTCAACTCTCGGCCCATCCGAATCCATTCCTATCGCAAACAATCAACTCGTGTTAGGTACCTGGCAACAAATCTTTCATCTCGAATGCGATAACAAACCACGCGATCGAGCCGTCATTGTAACAATCCTCGGCAACTGA